A window of Gadus chalcogrammus isolate NIFS_2021 chromosome 16, NIFS_Gcha_1.0, whole genome shotgun sequence contains these coding sequences:
- the meis3 gene encoding homeobox protein Meis3, with protein MEKRYEDLGHYPGSEAMSLGGYGDAVRSLPPQHYGQTIPDSLKHHRDLIYGHPLFPLLALVFEKCELATCSPRDSVSFSGTSHLPGMTNHSDVCSSDSFNEDIAAFAKQIRSEKPIFSSNPELDNLMIQAIQVLRFHLLELEKVHDLCDNFCHRYITCLKGKMPTDLVMDDREGGSKSDMEDFTGSCTSLSEQNASWLREPDECATTPLGTPGNCGLPSHSTADNCSDTGDGMDVASPSTGEDEESDRDRRNNKKRGIFPKVATNIMRAWLFQHLSHPYPSEEQKKQLSQDTGLTILQVNNWFINARRRIVQPMIDQSNRSGQGGPYSPEGAALGGYGLDGQHLGLRAAGLQGMASLPGEYPGSLLAQQGYPPHPGSSLHPYPGPHPHPAMLLHPPPHTHPSEPLLAQGLDIHAH; from the exons TATGAGGACCTGGGCCATTACCCTGGGTCGGAGGCCATGTCTTTGGGGGGCTACGGGGACGCAGTGAGGTCACTGCCCCCCCAGCACTACGGACAAACCATCCCTGACTCCCTGAAGCATCACAGAGACCTGATCTACGG tcaccCGCTGTTCCCACTGCTGGCTCTAGTGTTTGAGAAGTGTGAGCTAGCCACCTGCTCTCCTCGAGACTCCGTGTCCTTTTCGGGGACCTCCCACCTCCCGGGCATGACCAATCACAGCGACGTATGCTCCTCCGACTCCTTCAATGAAGACATTGCCGCATTTGCCAAACAG ATTCGTTCTGAGAAGCCCATATTTTCTTCCAACCCAGAGCTGGACAACCTG ATGATTCAGGCGATTCAGGTGCTGCGCTTTCACCTGCTGGAGCTGGAAAAG GTGCACGACTTGTGTGATAATTTCTGCCACCGCTACATCACCTGCCTGAAGGGCAAGATGCCCACGGACCTGGTGATGGACGATCGGGAGGGCGGGTCCAAGTCGGATATGGAGGATTTCACTGGCTCCTGCACCAGTCTGTCAGAGCAG aatgCGTCATGGTTACGGGAGCCTGATGAGTGCGCCACAACTCCTCTTGGAACCCCTGGCAACTGTGGCCTGCCTTCACACAGCACAGCAGACAACTGCAGCGACACgg gcgACGGTATGGACGTGGCCTCTCCCAGCACAGGGGAGGATGAGGAATCGGACCGCGACAGGAGAAACAACAAGAAGAGAGGGATCTTCCCCAAGGTGGCCACCAACATCATGAGAGCCTGGCTCTTCCAGCACCTATCG caCCCCTATCCAtcagaggagcagaagaagcagCTGTCCCAGGACACGGGGCTGACCATCCTACAGGTCAACAACTG GTTCATTAATGCCAGGAGGAGAATAGTCCAGCCCATGATCGACCAATCAAATCGCTCAG GTCAGGGGGGTCCCTACAGCCCAGAAGGAGCAGCTCTTGGGGGCTACGGACTTGACGGACAACACCTGGGTCTCCGTGCAGCAG GTCTCCAGGGCATGGCCTCTCTACCGGGTGAATACCCCGGCTCGCTGCTGGCCCAGCAGGGCTACCCTCCCCACCCCGGCAGTTCCCTGCACCCTTACCCcggcccccacccccatcccgccatgctcctccacccgcctccacacacacacccctctgaaCCACTACTTGCACAGGGACTGGACATCCACGCACACTAG